TTGTGCAGCGGGCAAGTCCATTCACAAATGCTGTTATTGCCACATTTCAGGCAGCGGTCGGCCTGGTTTTCCGCCTGAGATTTATCAAAGGTGCAATAAATTTCTGCAAAGCCTGATTTACGTAATGCCAGGTCAATTTTGTTCGGGTCCTGACGCGCAGGCGTTGCGCGCATTTTATTCACTTTACTTAAATCCGCACCCGGTGACGGCTGGTGTGTCGCTTGTTGTGCAGTGCAGTGCCACGGCTGAGATTCCTGCATCGCCGCACGTAAACGCCGGTTTTTAGCAAGAGTGGCCAGTGTTTCACTACTAATAAGTTTCAGGGCTTTGCCCGGGCAATTTTCTACACAGGCCGGGCCATTTTCACGTGTAAGGCATAAATCGCATTTATGGGCATTCGCCTTCACGGATCGCCCATCATTCATCGGCGTGGTGACGATTTGCATCGCCCCAAAAGGACACGCCACAACGCAGGATTTACAGCCGATACATTTCTGCTGATTCACTTGTACGCTGTCGTTTAAGCGCGAGATCGCATCATTTGGGCAACTGCTGGCACACGGGGCATCTTCGCAATGGCGGCAGGTCACCGCATTACGCCGCCCATCGTGCTTAATCACCGTAATTCGTGGCTGAAATTTTTCTGGTGTGAGGACATGCTGCTCACCGTTGTGAGCCATAACGCAGGCGACTTCACAGGCATGGCATCCGATACAGAGCTGAGCATTGGCAAGAACAAAACGATTCATCATTACCCTTTACCCGTTTTCACAAACAGGAGGCTTATTTTTTATGGGGTGATGTTATTACCCGGCGAGGGTTTTGCTGGCAATGGTCATTTGCCCAGTTTATGGCGAAATCTGCTAATAACCTGGTACGGATCAATTTTTTTTCGTGTCTAATGAAACATCGTTTTGCGGCATGAATTTTTAGAGGTAGTTCCAAAGTGGTAGTAAAACGTTCGGTGTCCACAAGCCTTGCTCGCGCATTTTTTTACATCGTTCTACTGTCGCTGCTTTCCACTGGCATTGCGATGCTCACACTCGCCAGTAGTTTACGTGATGCCGAAGCGGTCAACGTTGCCGGTTCATTGCGTATGCAGAGTTATCGCCTGGGCTACGATTTGCAGGGCGACGGTGCGCACATAGATAAATATCTTGAACAATACAACCAATCGCTGCGCTCGCCTGCGCTGCTTAAAATCGAGAAATTCTGGGTTCCAGCCGAAGTCCGGAACCGTTTTGCGGCAATAAATCATGCCTGGGCGGAGATGGAAAATCATGTTCGCAAAGGCGATTTATCATGGTATCAGGCCAATATCACCGGCTATGTCGCCCAAATAGACTTGTTTGTGTTGGCTCTTCAGCATTACGCCGAACGCAAAATGATGCAGGTCGTTCTCGCGTCGGTCGTCGGGTTTATTGCCATTTTCACGCTGGTCTTTTTCACGTTACGCCGCTTTCGCCATCAGGTGGTCGCCCCGCTAAATAAGCTGATGGAAGCCAGCGCATCCATTCAGCGTGGCGAGTTTGAATACCCGCCATTAAATACCCAGTTACCAAATGAACTGGGTTTGCTGGCGCAGACTTTTACGCGCATGTCGGGTGAATTGCATAAGCTCTATCGCTCACTTGAAGAGAGCGTGCAGGAAAAAACCCTGAATTTGCAGGAGGCGAACCGCACGCTGGAGGTGCTTTATGCCTGCTCGCAAGCGCTGACGGTCAGCACTATCGATCAGCACTGTTTTACCCGCGTTTTGCAGCAGGTGCGCCATAAAACACCGGTCAATTATCTTGAAATGAAAACCAGTGATAACTGGAAAGTTCAGGATGGTATTCAACGCGAGAATGTCGAATGGCAAACATTGCCGATTGTTCTTGAGGATAAAGCGTTAGGTTTACTCCGCTGGCAGGCGCCCGCTGGCGTTCCACCGCTCCCACTGATGCAAAGCCTGGCGAATATGCTGGGTCGTGGCCTGTATTTCAACCAGGCACAAAAACATTATCAGCAGTTATTGTTGATGGAAGAGCGAGCGACTATCGCCCGCGAATTACACGATTCTCTGGCGCAGGTGCTCTCTTATTTACGTATTCAACTGGCACTATTAAAACGTGCTGTCCCGGCAGAAAATCAGCCCGCGCAGCGCATTATCGATGATTTTTCCCAGGCGCTGAATGATGCTTATCGCCAGTTACGGGAGCTATTAACGACCTTCCGCCTGACGCTTCAGCAGGCCGACTTACCGTCGGCGTTGCAGGAGATGATCGCTCCGCTGCGTAATCAGACTGATGCCACCATTTCCCTTGATTGCCATATCCCGACTCAGGCGCTGGATGCCTCGCAGCAGGTGCATTTATTGCAAATTATCCGCGAAGGCGTGTTGA
This genomic window from Buttiauxella gaviniae contains:
- the narQ gene encoding nitrate/nitrite two-component system sensor histidine kinase NarQ produces the protein MVVKRSVSTSLARAFFYIVLLSLLSTGIAMLTLASSLRDAEAVNVAGSLRMQSYRLGYDLQGDGAHIDKYLEQYNQSLRSPALLKIEKFWVPAEVRNRFAAINHAWAEMENHVRKGDLSWYQANITGYVAQIDLFVLALQHYAERKMMQVVLASVVGFIAIFTLVFFTLRRFRHQVVAPLNKLMEASASIQRGEFEYPPLNTQLPNELGLLAQTFTRMSGELHKLYRSLEESVQEKTLNLQEANRTLEVLYACSQALTVSTIDQHCFTRVLQQVRHKTPVNYLEMKTSDNWKVQDGIQRENVEWQTLPIVLEDKALGLLRWQAPAGVPPLPLMQSLANMLGRGLYFNQAQKHYQQLLLMEERATIARELHDSLAQVLSYLRIQLALLKRAVPAENQPAQRIIDDFSQALNDAYRQLRELLTTFRLTLQQADLPSALQEMIAPLRNQTDATISLDCHIPTQALDASQQVHLLQIIREGVLNAIKHAQARTISVNCLTSPSGIHTVNILDDGNGIASLTEPEGHYGLNIMHERAARLGGELTISRPSQGGTLITMNFRSPPSEPATHETPVNL